From a region of the Salvelinus alpinus chromosome 2, SLU_Salpinus.1, whole genome shotgun sequence genome:
- the ppil1 gene encoding peptidyl-prolyl cis-trans isomerase-like 1, with protein sequence MSGIPPDTWQPPTVSLETTMGTIAVELYWRHAPKTCKNFSELARRGYYNNTKFHRIIKDFMVQGGDPTGTGRGGASIFGKEFEDELHPDLKFTGAGILAMANAGPDTNGSQFFLTLGPTQWLDGKHSIFGRVCQGMAVVNRVGMVETNTQDRPADDIKILRTTVPN encoded by the exons ATGTCGGGAATACCACCAGATACATGGCAGCCACCAACAGTGAGCCTGGAGACAAC AATGGGTACAATTGCAGTGGAACTATACTGGAGACATGCTCCCAAAACCTGCAAGAACTTTTCTGAGTTGGCCAGGAGAGGTTACTATAACAACACAAAGTTTCATCGTATCATCAAGGACTTCATGGTGCAGGGAGGAGACCCCACGGGAACAg GTCGTGGCGGTGCCTCCATATTTGGCAAAGAGTTTGAAGATGAACTTCACCCTGACCTGAAATTCACAG GTGCAGGGATCCTAGCGATGGCCAATGCAGGACCAGATACAAACGGAAGCCAGTTCTTCCTGACCCTGGGGCCAACTCAGTGGTTGGATGGGAAGCACAGTATCTTTGGAAGGGTATGCCAAGGTATGGCAGTGGTCAACCGCGTCGGCATGGTGGAAACAAACACACAAGACCGACCTGCCGATGACATAAAAATCCTCAGGACGACTGTACCCAACTGA